The genomic window TCTGATGGCACACCTTCATTTAGCCTCCATCTTATCAGGTTTCCCTTGTTTTTGGTGGGCAAGATAGCGTTGTCCATTCTGTAATGTACAAGGGAAATCTGGAAACACAACAGATACCACGCTGCTTCGCTATACTCTTTAGTacatgtgtcaaactcaggcccaccagctgttgcaaaactacaattcccaccatgctaaagctttggctgttaaggcatgatgggaattgtaattttgcaacagctggagggcctgagtttgacacccttggTATAGTAGCTGGGACTAAGGAAGTGATCATCATCATATTCAATTATTGCCACCCATATGAAGAGAATTAGTTCATTAGtgtccgttcacactacagacttagcacagaatttcaagtggagtccatacgtgtgaacgcaccctaatcagattacttctatttaaagtgtaTGGCCACAGGTGCAGACAActttaagactatgggggagatttatcaaactggtgtaaagtagaattgccttagttgcccctagcaaccaatcagattccacctttaattttttttaaagaatctgtgaggaatgaaaggtggaatctgattggttgctaggggaaactaagacaattctactttacaccagttaaataaatctccccctaaatccttaacaaaaaaaaacacttgttttctcttttttttcgggTCTGCAATTTCTTGTCCACATCATCCGTAGAGATGATCCCAACTCAAGCATACTTGAGTTCAGTCGATTGATTACCAGTTACAAGTTAGATaaatccaggaaaacatggatacagcctaagacaCAGGGAAGAGTGAGGAAAAGGATCTGCAAATTGCTGATGCTTACAGACCTTATTCCATGCAAGTTGTCTGCAGTTTGTACAGATTAATTGATTTTCATGAACAAGTCCACAAATACAggcagtacagtactgtagtcaGTATTTTTTGCAACATGGATTAGAAATACAGATTTGTGCATGGTGCCATAGATAACAATGGTTGTGATGCTTTCTATAACTatggacagtgttatacagatgtgtaacagGGTGCTGTTTGTGGGTTTGCGCACCAGACTGTCTCCAGGCTTCCTTTAGCTTAGTAACTGATAATAGGACTTATACAAGCTTATTTTGTTTCCATCCAGGACTTTGACATTGCTGGCCAGTATGACCCAATGATCCCTGATGCTGAGTGCCTGAAGATCGTTCATGAAATACTGAGCGAACTGGAGTTGGGAGAGTTTCTGATTAAGGTGAAGTGACATTATAAAGTACCATACAGCTCAGTGACGGGATACCAATAAGATAGTTATAACACGGAACAGTGCTTGCAATCCCCAGTATCTGAATATTGAAGCAGTCAAAAAACATGAAAGTGTTATGGATCCTGTAAGGCAAGAATGTGATAACATacggaaaaaatgaaaattgtggcAGCAGAAATGGGTTAGACTGTAAATAGTTGTATTATATGATGTATGTGATAAAGTGACACCTTTATTGAGTTTATgaagaaacttttttttccatatacagGTGAACGACAGGAGAATTTTGGACGGGATGTTTGCAGTATGTGGCGTACCAGATGCAAAATTTCGTACAATTTGCTCCTCGGTGGACAAATTAgataaggtaaaaaaaacaatctgTTATGTTAATATTACTCAAAGAAAATGGTGTGTTCTATTGAAGCAGATTATTTATTCCAGTATTCAGCCATTAGGAGCTATTAACTGGATTATGTAATGTTACTGTAGTGCAATGTATTGAATTTGTCAGCATCATGCCGACAGGCTCATGGCTGAGCAGAGGAATATCCATGGTAATCCCAGGGGCCTTCAATAGGCCCTTGGGATTACCTGGGAGACCGTGGGGGGGTCCGGACGGCGTCGCGGGACCTCCACTCACGTGAGTATACCCGCAGCGGCCACCATAACCCATTATATGCCGCTGTCATGATTGGACAGtggcatttaacaggttaaacttCCTTCGCTCCAGGTAGTTTCAGAGAGAGATCAGCTGTTgcatccattgaaatcaatggaagtgACACTAAAACACTCATACATGTAAAATACTttacgtgaaatccgctgctgatccgttatgtgtgaaggcaccctaaagatggATAAAGTTTATGGGCTTGGCCACTTTCgtatcaaataaaaaaatgtatggcAATGCTTTAGTTAGGTTACTTATGCATGTGCTGCAGCTTTGACCCCTTGCTCAGTATGAAGTATGAAGTCCATTCCCCTTGTCCCCCATCCTTCAGAGTTGTTTGGACAGCAATTGTATCTTTGAGAGGGCTCAGCAAATCTGCCTTGAAAATCACATTTACAGCTTCTGTTTTACATATCTGAATCCAGTCCTTTCATTACCAATGTGGCGCTTGCTCCTCTTGTTTTAGAAATGGAATCAATATTTTTATTCTATCTTTTCAGACCCCCTGGGAAGAGGTGAAGAATGAAATGGTTGGAGAGAAGGGACTTGCCTGCGAGGTTGCTGACCAGATTTGggaatatgtaaaaaataatggCAAGTCTAAAGTTTAACGTGCGGTACTGCATTATAATTTTTCATAGACACCGCCTTAGAGATGCAATCCTCATGACTTACATACTAAGTGAGGCAGAAATaattaagactagagatgagcgaaccgggttcgggttcgagtccatccgaacccgaacgttcggcatttgattagcggtggctgctgtagtttgataaagctctaaggttgtctggaaaacgtggatacagccaatgactatatccatgttttccacatagccttagggctttttccaagttcagcagccaccgctaatcacatgccgaaagctcgggttcggatggactcgagcatgctggaggtttgctcatctctaattaagaccTGAATAGACTCCTTTCTTCTGGGCTGTAATGTCTACGTAAGACACAAAGGTGTTCTATATAACAGAATAAAgcgataaatatatatatatatatatatatatatatatatatatatatatatatatatatatatatatttatttatgactgCACCAAAACAAAATCACTAAGTTGCATTGGAGGAATAGAAAAGAAATGTGGAAATAGCTCTTAAAGTAACCTAAATACTGTAACTTATTTTAGGTGGGTTGGATCTTATCGAGAGGCTTTTGAATGATCCTAAGCTCTCAAAGAACAAGCAGGCTCTAGAAGGACTGAATGATATGAAAACCCTCTTTCAGTACTTGGAGCTGTTCGGAGTTACCGATAAGGTGAGTAGGTACAGCTTTGAGTGCTTTCACagtctctaatggtgcgtttacacaggcagatttatctgacagatttttgaagccaaagtcaggcacagaccataaacagggaacgggtcataaaggaaagactgagatttcttctctttttaaatccattcctggttttggcttccaaaatctgtcagataaatctgcctgtgtaaacacaccataagttctGTCCTGTTTTCTTCCTTGCATAATAACATCTTATAGGtgctgtgacaatctgggggttactcacttgctgggatcgccatctcctggctcTGAGACgattggcacatcacaaattacagtccagtcagtgctgtatgcttttaCTGACCACAGTCAACTTTATTTATCCATtcaaggaaaaacaaaaagataTAAGTAacactgcaaataaaataaaacataggccgtctagccactgactaacacaacaCAGCTTCCttagctgactttctgagcctactgctcaactTTAtcaggtacactggtctcacccagacttcttgtctgcagctcccacaggcctagcgctgcctgtgttctcccaccctgggagtcttcacctgggagccatcacctggaaagctctggggtctctaatagagctccaccaggtgggtttcagagcctcattagctctagggctggagtggagtatacgGAGcgggagctccacctgaactccaattcccactccagaggcatagaactgcctcttacagccccactaTGCCACAGTGCGATTAGAGCTCCTTGTGGGTTCTTAGGTCTCATGCACATTACATTGAGGCTTGTGGTGTATAACTCCATACCACACAGCCACAGGGATTTGGTCCGCTGCCGTAACGTGCTCAGTTAAGTGTTACATAGCCATGCTCTAGAAGGGTTGTTCTGGATTATGACATCTATGCCATAGTGTGTATAAAACTGAAGGCACTGTATTGGTATTGGTAATGTACAAAATAGGCCTGTAATATGACATCTGCACAAGGCCTTATACTGCTTTCTCAGACTGCTAAGTTGCAATGCTAATCTTGCAGCAGTATTTGGGTAGGGGTGGTACTGCCATGTGGACAGGAAAATGTCCCATGCACAAAAGTGTGAGTGTCTTTCTGATCCTCAGAAAAGCCATTTCTTGTAACCACAAGTAATAAGGGCTCCTTCTATTCCATCTTGCAGATCTCTTTTGACCTTAGCTTGGCCCGTGGTTTGGATTATTATACTGGAGTCATTTATGAAGCGGTTCTAATTCAGAATCAAGGGGAACAGCAACAACAAAATGACCACGCAGAGGAAGCGGTCAATGTCGGCAGTATTGCTGGAGGAGGACGTTATGATGGTTTGGTGGGGATGTTTGATCCTAAGGGCAGGAAAGTTCCATGTGTTGGCGTCAGTATTGGAATTGAAAGGATATTTTCTATCATGGAGCAAAAAGCGGAGGTaagccacattttttttttttttgtactatgaCTCCTGCGGGAGGGCACCATATATCTCCTTCCTGGACCACAATATAAGTGTCCATTGTGATGTAGGCTAAACTCTGTCATACATAGAAACTGCTTGTATGAAGCCAGCAGCATGATACAATCAGACATCTAACCAGGAGTCCCAAACTCACAATGCATTGTTTCAATGAAGCCAAGGAGAGTTCATTTAGTTTTGTTACACATGCATAATGAAAAGAGGTATATTCTCCTCTGTTTTAACAGTGCACATGCACCAGAGGCCACACTTGAGAAATTAATGTTTGCGATTCTgatctgaaacttttttttttaaggaatagTCTCCTATAGTTAAACTCTTTGGTGGCTGCCTTCATTTCTGCTACAGGGAGCTGCAAGTAAGAGCAGTCTACGGAATTCAGCtccctgtagcagagatgaaggagCAGAGCGCGTGCTCCCGCGGGCAGCAGCCTCTCCGTTCTAGCTATCGGCGGGGTTCTCGGCAGCCAGACCCCGACTGAtatacacttctgacatgtcactatgacatgtcagaagttttttaaaatggtagttacacttcAGAAGTAAACCTACTAATATACCTGCAGTTTGTTGGAGTGGACAGCAGGGGGAGCTAGAGCAGCACCACAAAGACTTTATGTGGCTTATTTGTGTAAGCCAAAAGcttgtaacatacagtatactaagCACCATAGAGAAATGGGATGCTAAAAGATTCATTTAACAAAAACTTttcaaatttttattatatatatttttattatcagGCTTCTGAAGAGAAGATTCGGACCACAGAAACTCAGGTTCTAGTTGCAGCTGCTCAGAAGAAGCTTTTAGAAGAAAGAATGAAACTTATAGCTGAACTCTGGAATGCCGGTATCAAGGTAAAAGATCATATGTGGTCCATGTTGTCTCCACTACCTCACGACTACAGCTAGTGTTCATGTTTTAAGAGTTGAGACACAAGATTTTTGTGAATGATCCATTACAGACTCATTGGTTGTGCTGTGCAGTGATATCATATTTATATTTCATGATATTCAGTGGGAATTATCATAAGAGGAGAGCCTGTTCACCATCTTGAGGATTGTGGTGATTGACTTGTTGGATCAGATAGAATGGATCCCTATCAATTTGCCCCATCAGTGTGACCCTAAACTAACAAAGGCACCATAGGCTGTCCAGTTACAGTACCTGAAGAATGTCCTAACCAGTATCTGTGCAATACTATAAAAATATTGTAATTTGTTATTGCTATGGCAGGTTCACACCAAAAAATGGATGGTAGAAatggatgctgttgtatgccatactgcagaGTCCATTTCCTATTGACTGACTTTATTATTCTGAATGTTAAAATTAAACATATGAAAACTGTCAAATGAATGGGAAAACGTACTTTGAACCCAACCTAAGATACAAATAATTccaaaaaaaagggtaaaaaggaaagaaaatattaaatttttaatAACTGGATATTTCCATTGGAAACTGTCCACAGGATATGCCTGACAGATGTGGGTCCCAATTCTCAAGATCAAGAGGCTCCTACAGACTCCTTGCAGCTATTAGAGGTGGTCAAGAAGTCAAAAACATGGTTTACTTAAAGAAGCAggtgctggcacgtatactcaccgcagcggATCGGTGTCCCGTGGGGCGACGCCGTTCAAATCCAGCCCGCACTCACTTTAGCCTTTGCAGTGACTCCTCTTTTCTGTCCTGTGATTGAACACCgaaagtcacgcgcttccatagaatATGCATTGAAGCGCGTGAGTTCCTGCGtataatcacaggagacagaagaggagtcactgcagaggtGGAAGTGAGCGGATTTGAGCTGGATTTGAACGGTGCTGCGCGACCGGATCAAAGCTGTGCCACGGGACACCAATCAGCTGCAGTAAATATATGTGCCAGCGGTTGGGGGGttgccaataataattttttgtgaacagcTTCTTTAAATCTCATATTGGTTATTGTGAGTTTTAGAAACTGTTATGTAGGTGTTATGTAGACTGTGTAAAAGATAATTTGGGTGTTTTGACTTCCCAAGCACCTCCAGGGCCACAAATAGTAAagatgacgggggggggggttcatgatGTTGATAAAGTTGATAaaggggcgatcgtgcggccgggggctgcggggggcgatcgtgcggccgggggctgcggggggcgatcgtgcggccgggggctgcggggggcgatagtgaggccgg from Dendropsophus ebraccatus isolate aDenEbr1 chromosome 1, aDenEbr1.pat, whole genome shotgun sequence includes these protein-coding regions:
- the LOC138792250 gene encoding histidine--tRNA ligase, cytoplasmic-like isoform X2, encoding MQEYRIKTRGHGQIAEEVAKLLELKAQLGPDDGKHKFVLKTPKGTRDYNPKQMAIREKVFNTIIRCFKRHGAETIDTPVFELKETLTGKYGEDSKLIYDLKDQGGELLSLRYDLTVPFARYLAMNKITNIKRYHIAKVYRRDNPAMTRGRYREFYQCDFDIAGQYDPMIPDAECLKIVHEILSELELGEFLIKVNDRRILDGMFAVCGVPDAKFRTICSSVDKLDKTPWEEVKNEMVGEKGLACEVADQIWEYVKNNGGLDLIERLLNDPKLSKNKQALEGLNDMKTLFQYLELFGVTDKISFDLSLARGLDYYTGVIYEAVLIQNQGEQQQQNDHAEEAVNVGSIAGGGRYDGLVGMFDPKGRKVPCVGVSIGIERIFSIMEQKAEASEEKIRTTETQVLVAAAQKKLLEERMKLIAELWNAGIKAEMLYKKNPKLLNQLQYCEETGIPLVAIIGEQELKDGVVKLRDVSTREEVDVSRQNLVEEIQRRTSLF
- the LOC138792250 gene encoding histidine--tRNA ligase, cytoplasmic-like isoform X1 codes for the protein MADRAELEQAVAQQGEKVRRLKQEKASAEQIAEEVAKLLELKAQLGPDDGKHKFVLKTPKGTRDYNPKQMAIREKVFNTIIRCFKRHGAETIDTPVFELKETLTGKYGEDSKLIYDLKDQGGELLSLRYDLTVPFARYLAMNKITNIKRYHIAKVYRRDNPAMTRGRYREFYQCDFDIAGQYDPMIPDAECLKIVHEILSELELGEFLIKVNDRRILDGMFAVCGVPDAKFRTICSSVDKLDKTPWEEVKNEMVGEKGLACEVADQIWEYVKNNGGLDLIERLLNDPKLSKNKQALEGLNDMKTLFQYLELFGVTDKISFDLSLARGLDYYTGVIYEAVLIQNQGEQQQQNDHAEEAVNVGSIAGGGRYDGLVGMFDPKGRKVPCVGVSIGIERIFSIMEQKAEASEEKIRTTETQVLVAAAQKKLLEERMKLIAELWNAGIKAEMLYKKNPKLLNQLQYCEETGIPLVAIIGEQELKDGVVKLRDVSTREEVDVSRQNLVEEIQRRTSLF